A single genomic interval of Bacillota bacterium harbors:
- a CDS encoding AAA family ATPase has protein sequence CTHCLLYGAQNGKRIIDDHMVKVVVQGELL, from the coding sequence TGCACTCACTGCCTGCTCTATGGAGCGCAGAATGGGAAAAGGATTATTGATGACCATATGGTGAAGGTAGTTGTCCAGGGAGAATTGCTCTAA